In Herpetosiphonaceae bacterium, the sequence GCTCAGCTTTGCCATGTTCAGAAACGCGGTAGAGATCTTCGATTGTCGCGTGTGTTTTCGCTGCCATACGCTCACCTCACGGGCTTCATCGTACCATATCGCAATCATCGTGATGGGTGCCTCCACCGTCGCCGCAATCCTTGTGCCCGCAGGCGAAGCCCGACCATGCCTTTGCAGACGATACATGGAAGCTGTACGAAAATACGGAAAAAAAGGCGATGAAGATCGTCATTGATGGAAGCAGTTGGATGGAATGCCTGGTTCGCCGATAGGTTAGGCGGCACTTTTGAACATAGCTATCGGCTGGAGCGAGGTGATCGGTATGATCTCCAGGGGAGACGGCCAATCGACCGACAGAGCGAGGATCGTACGGACAGGTTCGGCGCGTAAAATTTCAATGACCAGCGCGCGTAGCTCCGGCGATAGCTCAGCCAGGCCAGTCAGTGAAAAGCTGCGAGGACCAATATCAGTCTGTTGGGCTAATACCGAATAATCGAAGAGCGTCAGGCCAGTAGCGCGGCGCTCCTGCTTTTTGATACGGAGCAAGATATGCTGATTCAATTCAATACCGGTAGCGGCCTCGCCAGGAGCGAACGACACATACAGCGTATCGCTTTCCTCGTCATAGTTCATGGAGCGATTATCGCAGGAGTCGTGTAGACAACCCCAAACATGCGTACAATCAAAGTAATCGCAGAAGGAGACGACGATGAAAGTACGCATGCTCACGCTCTGTCTGGCGCTCGTGCTCGTCGGCTGCTCGATCGGCTCGTCGACGCCGCGCGAGCTAGCCGACGAGCCAGCCGCCCCGACCAGCATCCCGCTTGCCGCAGCGACGGCTACCACGCAGCCGGAAGCAACCACGACGAGCAGCCCAACTCCGTCAGCCGCAGCGACCACAGAGACGACTACCGCGACTACAGAGATCAGCGCCACGCCCACGGCGGCAAGCGAGACAACCCCGCCACCAGCCGCGACGCAGGTCGTCGCGCCGCCGCAGCCGGTGACGCTGCCCCCCGGCTTCGGGATCTCGGTCTATGCCGAAGACCTGGGCCATCCCCGCTTCATGGCCTACAGCCCCGAAGGCGTGCTCCACGTGACCGATCAGAGTGGCGGGCGAGTGCTGGCGCTGCCCGACGCGAACGGCGACGGCGTGGCCGACGAGCGGCAGATCGTCGTGAGCGGGCTGAACCGACCGCACGGCATTACCTTCCACGAGCGCGAGCTGTACGTCGGCGAGACGAACCAGATCGTGAAGTTCGAGCGCGCGGGCGATGGCTGGGGCGATAAAATCATCCTCGTGCCGGATCTGCCGACACGCGGCCACGGCACGCGCACCGTCATCTTCGGGCAGGATGGCAACATGTACGTGTCGATCGGCTCGTCATGCAACGTCTGCAACGAGCAATCGACGCTGCGCGCCGCAGTATGGCAGTATGAGGCCGACGGCTCAAACGGTCGGCTCTACACCAGGGGCCTGCGCAACGCGGTCGGGCTGGTAACGCGGCCCGGCACCGACGAAATCTGGGCCACCAACAATGGCCGCGATATGCTCGGCGACGATCTGCCGCCCGAAACGATCAACGTGCTGGCCGACGGTGCCGATTTTGGCTGGCCGCGCTGCCACGCCGGGCGGCTGGTCGATCCCGATTTCGGCGATCAGGGCGGCTGCGAAGGCGCAGCGCCGCCCATTGTGGAGATGCAGGCGCACTCCGCGCCGCTTGGCCTGCGCTTCTACGACGGACAGATGTTTCCCGCCGACTACCAGGGCAATCTCTTC encodes:
- a CDS encoding DUF2283 domain-containing protein, whose protein sequence is MRTFIVVSFCDYFDCTHVWGCLHDSCDNRSMNYDEESDTLYVSFAPGEAATGIELNQHILLRIKKQERRATGLTLFDYSVLAQQTDIGPRSFSLTGLAELSPELRALVIEILRAEPVRTILALSVDWPSPLEIIPITSLQPIAMFKSAA
- a CDS encoding PQQ-dependent sugar dehydrogenase; its protein translation is MKVRMLTLCLALVLVGCSIGSSTPRELADEPAAPTSIPLAAATATTQPEATTTSSPTPSAAATTETTTATTEISATPTAASETTPPPAATQVVAPPQPVTLPPGFGISVYAEDLGHPRFMAYSPEGVLHVTDQSGGRVLALPDANGDGVADERQIVVSGLNRPHGITFHERELYVGETNQIVKFERAGDGWGDKIILVPDLPTRGHGTRTVIFGQDGNMYVSIGSSCNVCNEQSTLRAAVWQYEADGSNGRLYTRGLRNAVGLVTRPGTDEIWATNNGRDMLGDDLPPETINVLADGADFGWPRCHAGRLVDPDFGDQGGCEGAAPPIVEMQAHSAPLGLRFYDGQMFPADYQGNLFVAFHGSWNRSEPTGYKVVRIAVDAAGKPGEVQDFASGWLEANGESWGRPVDVIVAPDGSLMVSDDAGGRIYRIFYQG